One Gossypium hirsutum isolate 1008001.06 chromosome A11, Gossypium_hirsutum_v2.1, whole genome shotgun sequence genomic window carries:
- the LOC107891526 gene encoding superoxide dismutase [Cu-Zn] 2 isoform X2, with translation MECGSKATLKAVALITGDTNVRGFIHFTQIPNGITHVQGKITGLSPGLHGFHIHALGDTTNGCNSTGPHFNPLKKDHGAPSDGERHAGDLGVAEVSIKDWQIPLSGQHSILGRAVVVHADPDDLGKGGHELSKTTGNAGARVGCGIIGLQSSV, from the exons ATGGAATGTGGTTCTAAAGCAACACTCAAAGCTGTGGCTCTCATCACTGGAGATACCAACGTTAGAGGCTTTATTCACTTCACTCAAATCCCAAATG GGATAACCCATGTCCAAGGAAAGATAACAGGCCTCTCTCCTGGCCTTCATGGCTTCCATATCCACGCCCTCGGTGATACCACCAATGGCTGCAATTCCACTG gGCCTCATTTTAATCCATTAAAGAAGGATCATGGAGCTCCAAGTGATGGAGAGCGCCATGCTGGAGATTTGG GAGTTGCTGAGGTCTCAATTAAAGATTGGCAG ATTCCACTTAGCGGACAGCATTCCATTTTAGGGAGGGCAGTTGTTGTGCATGCTGATCCTGATGATCTCGGCAAAG GTGGGCATGAACTTAGCAAGACGACAGGGAATGCAGGTGCAAGAGTCGGATGTG GTATCATTGGCCTTCAATCATCTGTTTAG
- the LOC107891526 gene encoding superoxide dismutase [Cu-Zn] 2 isoform X1 produces MECGSKATLKAVALITGDTNVRGFIHFTQIPNGITHVQGKITGLSPGLHGFHIHALGDTTNGCNSTGPHFNPLKKDHGAPSDGERHAGDLGNIIAGPDGVAEVSIKDWQIPLSGQHSILGRAVVVHADPDDLGKGGHELSKTTGNAGARVGCGIIGLQSSV; encoded by the exons ATGGAATGTGGTTCTAAAGCAACACTCAAAGCTGTGGCTCTCATCACTGGAGATACCAACGTTAGAGGCTTTATTCACTTCACTCAAATCCCAAATG GGATAACCCATGTCCAAGGAAAGATAACAGGCCTCTCTCCTGGCCTTCATGGCTTCCATATCCACGCCCTCGGTGATACCACCAATGGCTGCAATTCCACTG gGCCTCATTTTAATCCATTAAAGAAGGATCATGGAGCTCCAAGTGATGGAGAGCGCCATGCTGGAGATTTGGGTAATATCATTGCTGGCCCTGATG GAGTTGCTGAGGTCTCAATTAAAGATTGGCAG ATTCCACTTAGCGGACAGCATTCCATTTTAGGGAGGGCAGTTGTTGTGCATGCTGATCCTGATGATCTCGGCAAAG GTGGGCATGAACTTAGCAAGACGACAGGGAATGCAGGTGCAAGAGTCGGATGTG GTATCATTGGCCTTCAATCATCTGTTTAG